The Gemmatimonadota bacterium genome contains the following window.
ACTTTCCAGATTCTATCGGCTATTTTACACCCTGCTTTCAGCACCAGACAATACACATAAGGAGTTTCACAATGGCTTACCAACTTCCCGAACGCGCCGAACCCGAAGCACCTGAAAAGAACGAAGTCGTACTCATTGCCAACGGCGACCTGCGCTTATCTGCCAACCAGATGTGCTGGCCCGCACAAGAAGCAATGGAAAAAACCATCATAGCCGCAATCCAGCGCGAAGGATGGAAAGTTCGCCGCGGACACCCCTACAAACCAGACGAGGAACACGGCTTTATCGGATCGCAAAAAGAGGGCATGGCCGTCTTCAAAAACATCCATCCCGACGCCCCCCTCATCGTAGCCGAAGCCGTCTGGCAATACAGCCACCACGTGCTTCACGGACTGATCTCACACCGCGGCCCCATCCTCACCCTTGCCAACTGGTCTGGACAGTGGCCCGGCCTCGTCGGCATGCTCAACCTCAACGGCTCCCTCACCAAAGCCGGGGTTGAATACAGCACCCTGTGNNNNNNNNNNNNNNNNNNNNNNNNACCGACGACTTCTTTAAACGCGGCCTGCGCGAATGGCTCACCAGCGGCAGCGTCACCCACGACACCTCCCATGTGCGCGACGCCAACACCTTTCGCCTGCCCGAAGCCGAGGCTCAACTCGGACAGGCGCTGGCCGAACAACTCCAGCGCGAAAAAGCCATTATGGGCGTCTTTGACGAAGGCTGCATGGGCATGTTTAACGCCATCATCCCCGACCACTTGCTCAACCCCACAGGCGTCTTCAAAGAACGCCTCTCACAATCGGCTCTCTGGGCAGAAATGCAAAACACCACAGATGCAGAAGCCAGTGCTGTTCGCGCCTGGCTCGAGGGCAAGGGCCTCACCTTTGTCACCGGCAAAAATGCAACGGATGAACTCACCGACGACCAGATCGCTATGCAATGCAAAATGTACATTGCCGCCTTACGCATAGCCGATGATTTTGGTTGCGCTACCATTGGCATTCAGTATCAACAGGGCCTCAAAGACCTGTGCCCGGCATCTGATCTGGTCGAAGGCATTCTCAACAACGTAGATCGCCCCCCGGTCAAAGCGCGCGCCAATGGCCAGGTCCTCTACGAAGGTGAGGCACTCCCGCATTTCAACGAAGTCGATGAATGCGCGGGCCTCGACGGCCTGATCTCCAACCGCATCTGGAAAGCACTGGGGCAGCCACCCGAAAACACCTTGCACGACCTGCGCTGGGGCGAACACTACCGGAAAAATGGCATTGACGACTACGTATGGGTCTTCCTCATCTCTGGCGGCGCACCGCCTGCACATTATATCGACGGGTACAAAGGCACCTCTTCCGAACGCCAGCCCAACATGTATTTCCCACTCGGCGGCGGCACCTGTAAAGGCGTGAGCAAACCCGGCGAAATCGTCTGGAGCCGCATCTTTGTTCAAAATGACGAACTGCACATGGACATTGGCCGCGGTGGCGTCGTCGAACTCCCACAACCGGAAACCGACCGACGCTGGCGTGCCACCACCCCGCAGTGGCCCATTATGCACGCCGTCACCTACGGCATCTCCCGCGACCAGATGATGGCGCGCCACAAAGCCAACCACATCCAGGTCGCCTATGCCCAATCAGCACAGGCCGCCAACGACGCGCTGGCCGTAAAAATCGCCATGATGCAAGCATTGGGCGTCAAAGTTCATCTGTGTGGCACAAATAACGGATTGGTGGATTAAAATGAACCGTGTTCGTATTGGCGTTATCGGCGTGGGCAATATCGCCCGCAACTACCATTTACCCCCTGTACACGCACTCCCAAATGCCGAACTCGTCGCCGTTGCAGACCTCGACGAATCACTCAGATTAAAAGCACAGAAACAGTTCGGTTTTCGCGATGCGTACACCGATTACCGTCGTATCTTAGACCGCGACGACATTCACGCCATCATGCTCCTCACCCGCGTGAATACACGCACCGAAATCATTCCCGCAGCCCTCGAAGCGGGCAAACACGTCTTCACGCAAAAGCCCTTTGCACTGACAAATGAAGACGCCGAGTTTCTCGCCCGGACAGCCAGACACACGGGCAATCGCCTCGTCTGCAGCTTCATGCATCGCTACTTTCCACATACCCAGGGCGCGCGTCAAATCCTGAAAGAAGGCAAAATCGGCCGACTTGAAATGGTGCGCCATCGCAACTGCATCGGCAGCCGCTACGACAACGCCGTCCGCTTGTGGGGCGGCGTCCTCGACATCGGTACACACGGCATAGACGTCATCCGGTATCTCACCGAACAAGACGTCGTCAAAGTACAGGCCATGATGGACCCCTATCTCACCAATGCAAACCTGCCGATAGACCCCACCATCAACCGCCCCAATGAAACCGTAGCTATCATGAATTTCGAAATGTCTGGCGGCACCCTCGTCACCTTTGAAATGCACTGGACCCAACGCGGTGGCGCAGGAGCCTATTATGCCGAACACTACGGCGATGAAGGCTCGATGTTCATCAAACATCCCATTGCACCCGCAACCTTCGTTTACACCCAGGGCCACAAAGGCGACTGGATTCAACCCCACCTCGAACAACACCCCAAAGGCCACCTGCACCACAAAATCTTCATAGACGACATCCTCAACAACACCTGTGAAAGTGCCACCCCCGAAGACGCCGTGGCCACCGTAAAAATTATCAACGCCGCTTATGAGGCAGCACAAACCGGAAAAACAATCACCATAGGCTAACAAAAAAGGACATAATGCTATGAGAATCGCGCTCGTCATCCGACCATTCATCAATGAAAACCTTCAAACCGCGCTTCAAATGGGCGTGGAAGACGTCGTAACGGTCTTACCCAATGCTGGCCCCGTCTGGGATTATCTCGCCATCTTGCGCCACAAAAAACGCATAGAAGACCAGGGACTGCGCTGGTCTGTGGTCGAATCTGTTCCCATCTCGGACAATATCAAACTGGGCCTTGAAGCCCGCGACAGTGAGATCGACAACTATTGCCAGACCATTCGCAACCTCGGCGCAGCGGGCATACCCGTAATGTGCTATAACTGGATGACTGTCTTTAACTGGATGCGCACCTCGATGACCACCCGCACGCGCGGCAATGCCCTGACCAGTACCTACGATCACAGCGACATGGAAGACGCGCCACCCATCACAGACTATGGCGACATCACCGAAGAACGCCTCTGGGAAAACCTCGAATACTTCCTCAAAAGAGTAATACCCGTTGCCGAAGAAGCCGGCGTCAAACAGGGCCTTCACCCCGACGACCCCCCGCTCTCGCCCATTCGCGGCGTTGCCCGCATCATCACCAGCCCCGAAGCCTATGATCGCGTCATCTCTTTTATCCCCAGCGAATACAATGGCATCACCTATTGCCAGGGCAACTTCAAAGCCATGGGTGCCGATATTCCAGCCACCATCCACCACTTCAAAGACCACATCCACTTTGCCCACTTCCGCGACCTTCACGGCCAGGTACCCACCTTCTCCGAATCCTTTCACGACGACGGCGACACCGACATGGCAGAAGCCATTCGCGCGTACAAAGCAATTGGATTTAAGGGCGTCGTTCGCCCCGACCACACGCCCACCTTTGCGATAGACCAGGAGGATATAGGAGGCTACAACTTCCTCGGACGGCTCTATGCAGTCGGTTATATGCGCGGGCTAATACATGGAACAGACTAATCAATAAAAAAAGGCTGCGATCTTTCGACCGCAGCCTTTGGTGTATCTGGTGGGAGAAGCTTCTTAAAAGCCGACGCCAACAGAGACGCGAATGGGATATTCATCAAGTGCCTCGGCCCTTGAATACGAAACATCCACACCCACACTCTGGTCGCCCAACTTCTGGCGCAAGCCTGCACCCACTGTCCAAGACTCGGAATCATAACCGATCTTATAGCCACCACGCAACGCCAGCATGTTCTGTACCCATGCTTCCGCGCCAAAGTGATACCGGTTCACCGAATCCGTGAAGAACATCTGTTCAACTGCTATCGTGAGCGACAGCGGATCGCCCAGATTCCCATAGACTTCAGCAGCACCCGACAGATTGAACACCATCGGGAAACGCGCTTTCTGACCAATCACGTCCTGGTCGCCGCCCAGGTTGCGCATCGACATACCCAGACGCGTGGAATAGAAACCCGTGTAAAAGAGCGTACCAAAATCTATGTCATAAGACGAATACGACTGCAAATCCAGGTCTTCCTGAACCCAGCGCAGATTACCACCCACACTCAACTTATCCGTCACCTGCTTGGCAATGGTCAACCCAACAGCCATATCGCCCGCTGTGGCCATACGTCCCGTGCCACCAGGTTGAGAAGAGGTGGTCTCTTCAAATTCATCTGTGGTAAAATACGCAAAGTTGACTGCAAGGGTCGCCACATTCGTCTTGGCACCAATGGCAAACGTGCCCATTGAGGACCCCACAATCCACTTCAGATAAGAAGCTGTCAGCGCGTAACGCTCGATCTGTGTTGCACCAGCGGGATTGTAAAAGACTGCCGACAGATCATTGCCAACAGACGTATACGCATCGCCCATACCTGCTGAGCGCGCATTGCCCGTCAGCTTCAAGAAACCATAAGACGTGGTCGTCACACGCGCATACTTAATCAGATCCGTTTCCGGGGGGACGCGCGTCCTATCTACTGGAAAAGGTCCTAACGAAGCCTGGGTCGGCCGCTCTTCCTGAGCCTGTGCATACATCGGCAGGGCAAGGACAACAGCCAGACCGAAAAGCAGTGCTTTCTTCAACATTGTCTTTCTCCTTTCTATTGGCCTTGCGCCTTACTTGATGATCACAAAAGTGCCAGTTTGCGTTTTGCCTTCTGAACCCGGCATCAGAGACGTAACCTTCCAGAAGTAAATACCCGGGAACATCGCCTCACCAAAGTTAGACGGACGATTCTCCGCAAGCTGGATATACGTCACTTCGCCCCTCAGAGGATCATGATTGTAGAAGGTCCAGACTCTCTGACCCGTCACATCGTAAAGGTCGATCTGGCAGCGACCCGGCAGATTCGTAAACCGCATATTCTGCTGACGGTTGTACGTATGCAAATCGCTATCCACCTTATACGGATTGGGAACCACGCGAACCTGCTCTTCGAGGCGATCAAACACCGCTGCACCCGGAACCACGGGAACAATGCCCGCGCGAGAACCATACACAGAACCTAACGATGTGCTCTGCGAGGCTTCCAGGACTGGCACGCTCGTGTGATATGCCCAGTCAGCGTGACCAGAGTCATACATACGCACACTATACCAGTTGGGAAAACCAGCGTTCGTGCCCTGATCGTCAAACAGATACGTGCCCGGTATTTCGGGACCAGCAGCCGGATTGAGATTGCCATGTTCACCAGCATCAACGTACTGATTGGTTGTAAGTGGAATACCCGTTGGCCAGGAACCGCTCTTAACCGTTGTCCACGTACGAGAAGGATCATACGAGACACCCGTGGGCAAATTGCCCGCACGCGCATCCTCGAAAGAAAACTCGGCTACATACTCCCACTCGCCCTGATATTCCACATTGGAGCGATAGATGCGATATCCGCGCAAATCCTGTGCCTCGGCGCCAGAATAATCTGGATCCATTGCTTCTTCGCCAAAGACACTCCACCGAATCTGCGTCTTACCCTGCAGGTTGGAATCCCACGCCACCTTGGTATTGGGCGGCTGGTTGGGAAGATCATAACCCCAATTATACCACTGAATGGCATTCTCAAAGTGATCGAACAGTACATCTTCACCGAGGGGAATCTCCGGCTGGCGATCCGCCAACTTCGTAGGTTCAGACCCCCTGCCACCGTAGTGGTTCATCCAGCCCATGTTAAAGGGCATGGCATACTTCCTGTAATCGTCATACTTGGCGTGATCTGCTGCTAATCCCGCCACATAGGCGATCACCACTTTGGCCTTCTCACCCGGTGCCAGCGTGTAAGGACCATAAGACACCAGCGTCGTGTAATGCCCGGGGGTTTCATTTTCAGCGGTATAACCGCCATTGGCTACTGCGTCGTAAATCTGACCATCGCCTGCACGGTCTGGCGAGGGATAGTCAAAGTCATTCTTTGAGCGATAGCCGTGGAAGAGCACAGAAGCAGGCTGCTGCATGCTCTCATCGTGCCCTGTGGCCGGATTGTCGTGTGGTGCCACATACATCCCATCATCCACGCCGCCATAGCGCATAAACGGCGGGAAGGCATCCACAGTGCCCAGGCCAAAATACTGACCGTGCTGAATCATGCCCTCGCGCACCCAGGTCTGCTCGCGGGTATAGCGCTCGCGGGCGATAGCATAGCGATAGGGATCGCCTATATCATTGATCAGATTGGAAATATGATCGGAGTCCCCATCGTGGTAATACGTCATAAAATGACCCGCATTGGCAAGATCGACACCCCGCTGCAAACCAGCAGATCTGCCAAGCGCAGAGGTGTAATCCCCACGGCTGACGCCGTTGAGATAATTGGCTGCCAATGTATTGCGATAATAATCATCGCGCGTGTAGTCGCGCGGGTGATTCCACGAAGTCTGCCGCCAGCCAGATGCCTGACCCGCGTGGAAACGGTTGGCAAAGGTGATATACACACCTTCGGCGGTCGAACCCGAATTGTTCACCACTTCGTTGTCAACGACAAAATACTCATCGTGAGCTGGATGCGCCGTTGAAAACCACTTGCGCGTCCATTCCAGACCCGTGGTAGAAGAACCGCCTTCTTGAATACCGATCAACTCGGGAAAATCATCTTCGGACAGCGACTCTACCCACGAAGGCGCGCTGTATTGCGGCAATTCTCCAGAACCAATGCGACTGGCAAAAGGCACATTGCTATTGTAGCGACCAAAACGGAAGTTCCACACCACAACAGCCCTATTCGTCCCAGGCGATGCATTGGAAATACCGTGGGCTGCGGGCCACCAGTTGGTTCTGCGGTCATGGACTGTTGATCCCGCGATATTGGGCGCATCTGCACCACTATCTCTGCGAATCGCCATTGCCCAGGTGCCGTTTTCTACAACACCTACATAGGCTTCGGGCATCTGCGTCATATCGTGGGGGCGACCAATCAGGTCTGAAGACGTAACACGCGGACCTGCATACGTACCGTGTGGGCTGCCTCCCGTATTGGAAAGCACCCAGAAGCCTTCACCACCTGTATTTGACTTGGCATTCCAGCCCTCGCGCTCAGAACCGCCCGAATACACCTTGATATTGCGGCCCTGAGGATACGAAAACGAAGACTGTGCCAGCTTTGTCTCGTTGTCTTTTTTTCCCGTCATGCCCGGGTTGTGGAGCGTGTGACCGATCTGACCCCGGGACATCGAGATTCTGGCATTGCCGGGCCATTGAGCCTGAGCCTGTGTGACCAGACCCGCCAGGCACATGCCAACTCCGGCGAAAAATCCGGAAGCGTAAAACCAGAGCTTTTTGGACATGGATACTGCTCCTCTATGGAGTGATTGATGACATCTCTACTACTTGCGATCTACTGCGTTTCCCCGGCGACTTCAAGCGAAAATATGTATCATCCCTCCTTTCTGCGTGAAGCCGGTGGTGTGCAGGCGCCCCTGCACACCACTCAAAATCCTTAGTTTTATAGTACAATATAAACCAATAATTGGGATTAAAAGTTCCCGGTTTTTTTAGAAGGGCGCGCAAAACCGCGCCCTTCCGCAATCTACCACTTAATGCGCAAGCTGAATTCCATCTCACGCGGAGAATCCCAATAGTTACCGATATCGTTGATTTCCGGCGCTGCCAGATTCAACGCAACAATATCGACATTGGTAGGCTCTAAGCCCATGATACCATACTTCTGATAGCGATCGGAATCCCAATCTTCCGGAACCCCACCAAGGCTATTCTGGCGCCAGTCCTTCTGGTTGAACAAATTGTAGATCTCCACAGCCACGGTTATGTTCACGCCCGACATATTGCCAAATACCTTCTCGGCATTGAAGTCTGCACGCGTATGGAGGGGACCCTGTCGGAATCCCTGAATACCACCCGTGCTATACGTGAACCTGTTACCCGCGTAAAGATAATACACCAGATTGGAACGAATATTGCCTAAGGCTTTGCCACCAAAAGGACCGTAGTTCGCTGGCGTGGCAAACAAGAACGTAATCGAACCAAAACTGCGGCGGTCAGCGGTCAGCGGAGCGCGCTCGCCAGATTCCTGGTTGTGCGCCACTGACAGCGTGCCTTCGCCACTTCCCGGATTGCCGGGATGGTTGCCAGCGCGTTCCCAGAATTCTCTGTCTCCATCGTCGTAATGGCCCAGACTCGTGCGGGCTTCATTGGCGACAAACTGCGCGCCCTCTGCCGAATAGTGCGAATACCACGGAATCCACGACCACGCACCACCTCTGCCGTCGAAATTCAATATTCGGGTATGTTGAGACCGCAAATAAATATTCGCCTGTCTTCCATACTGGATGACGTAGTGATCCTCGGGTAACCCTTCGCGACGGGCTTTTTCACGCAGTGATACGGGCGTCTCTACGCCTGTCGTGGGATCGACATCCCAGGTGTTAAAGTAGTAACCACTGGCTACGAACTGAGAGTCTGGCCATACATCGCGGCGGTGCGCGCTATTGCGACCTCCGTCTGCCCACTGCAGGTTGTAGCCCACATTGAACGAGAACATGTTCGAGAATTTCTTCCGCAAATTGATCTCGAAACCGCGAACATCGCGCCAATTACCCGGCCCATGGCCTTGAACACCCGTCACATACTGATGGCCCCCTGGATCAATCCACTGCTGTGAGGCGCTTCTGATCTCATTGCCCGACGCTTTGTAATAAGTCGTCAGCCCGAGCACGTAATCACCCACAAAGTTCCAGTCCAGGCCCACCTCAAAAGAAGTGGTTTCTTCGGGAGGCAAATACGGAGTGCCGTGCCGCGAGCCAGAGTCATTGAACTCGTTGAACTGTTCGCCGGGATCAATCGCACCATTGCCATTCAGATCCCTATCCACGGCCTCATTGGACGTGAACTCGTTCATGAACATTTCGTGGAATTGCGGGCGCTGCACAAACCGACCATAGAAAAAGCGCACGAGGCTCTTTTCCGTAATCGGGTGCGACACGCCAATGCGAGGCTGAACTGCTTTGATCGTGGGTCCCTTGGTTGTGGGAATATAGGCAGAACGCGTCATGCCATTCCAGGGCGCCTTAGCACCGTACCAGGCATCGGAGTCTTTGATATAGGTGTTCGGGAAGAAAATCTCGCCCCTCATGCCCGCATTCACAATCATCCCCTCAAACTCGATCTTGTCCTGAATATAGACACCAAAATCGAGGGGATTGAGGCCCACATTGTTTCCACTGGGCCAGAATGCCGTATCTGTATAGTTCTG
Protein-coding sequences here:
- a CDS encoding fucose isomerase, which gives rise to MAYQLPERAEPEAPEKNEVVLIANGDLRLSANQMCWPAQEAMEKTIIAAIQREGWKVRRGHPYKPDEEHGFIGSQKEGMAVFKNIHPDAPLIVAEAVWQYSHHVLHGLISHRGPILTLANWSGQWPGLVGMLNLNGSLTKAGVEYSTL
- a CDS encoding fucose isomerase codes for the protein TDDFFKRGLREWLTSGSVTHDTSHVRDANTFRLPEAEAQLGQALAEQLQREKAIMGVFDEGCMGMFNAIIPDHLLNPTGVFKERLSQSALWAEMQNTTDAEASAVRAWLEGKGLTFVTGKNATDELTDDQIAMQCKMYIAALRIADDFGCATIGIQYQQGLKDLCPASDLVEGILNNVDRPPVKARANGQVLYEGEALPHFNEVDECAGLDGLISNRIWKALGQPPENTLHDLRWGEHYRKNGIDDYVWVFLISGGAPPAHYIDGYKGTSSERQPNMYFPLGGGTCKGVSKPGEIVWSRIFVQNDELHMDIGRGGVVELPQPETDRRWRATTPQWPIMHAVTYGISRDQMMARHKANHIQVAYAQSAQAANDALAVKIAMMQALGVKVHLCGTNNGLVD
- a CDS encoding Gfo/Idh/MocA family oxidoreductase, with translation MNRVRIGVIGVGNIARNYHLPPVHALPNAELVAVADLDESLRLKAQKQFGFRDAYTDYRRILDRDDIHAIMLLTRVNTRTEIIPAALEAGKHVFTQKPFALTNEDAEFLARTARHTGNRLVCSFMHRYFPHTQGARQILKEGKIGRLEMVRHRNCIGSRYDNAVRLWGGVLDIGTHGIDVIRYLTEQDVVKVQAMMDPYLTNANLPIDPTINRPNETVAIMNFEMSGGTLVTFEMHWTQRGGAGAYYAEHYGDEGSMFIKHPIAPATFVYTQGHKGDWIQPHLEQHPKGHLHHKIFIDDILNNTCESATPEDAVATVKIINAAYEAAQTGKTITIG
- a CDS encoding mannonate dehydratase, producing the protein MRIALVIRPFINENLQTALQMGVEDVVTVLPNAGPVWDYLAILRHKKRIEDQGLRWSVVESVPISDNIKLGLEARDSEIDNYCQTIRNLGAAGIPVMCYNWMTVFNWMRTSMTTRTRGNALTSTYDHSDMEDAPPITDYGDITEERLWENLEYFLKRVIPVAEEAGVKQGLHPDDPPLSPIRGVARIITSPEAYDRVISFIPSEYNGITYCQGNFKAMGADIPATIHHFKDHIHFAHFRDLHGQVPTFSESFHDDGDTDMAEAIRAYKAIGFKGVVRPDHTPTFAIDQEDIGGYNFLGRLYAVGYMRGLIHGTD
- a CDS encoding PorV/PorQ family protein, whose product is MLKKALLFGLAVVLALPMYAQAQEERPTQASLGPFPVDRTRVPPETDLIKYARVTTTSYGFLKLTGNARSAGMGDAYTSVGNDLSAVFYNPAGATQIERYALTASYLKWIVGSSMGTFAIGAKTNVATLAVNFAYFTTDEFEETTSSQPGGTGRMATAGDMAVGLTIAKQVTDKLSVGGNLRWVQEDLDLQSYSSYDIDFGTLFYTGFYSTRLGMSMRNLGGDQDVIGQKARFPMVFNLSGAAEVYGNLGDPLSLTIAVEQMFFTDSVNRYHFGAEAWVQNMLALRGGYKIGYDSESWTVGAGLRQKLGDQSVGVDVSYSRAEALDEYPIRVSVGVGF
- a CDS encoding TonB-dependent receptor — translated: MQKILSIVVLSLLVSVGVSHAATTGKVQGTVRDAQTGEVLPGANVVIEGTQRGAVTDPDGFFVILLVDPGTYAMTASLVGYDAQRQTDIRVQTDLTTTVDFQIREATLELGEITVIAERPPVEPDKTTSKYIMSAEDLEAVPIVRDMGEFIELQAGVSIDAEGDEIMIRGGDRDHVAYIVDGVRISTTDSYGSRTGIGRSLNKSAVQELQVITGGYNAEYGNAQGGVVSMVTRDGGSSYSGMLDYRFTPSGQKHWGANVYDSPMHRGNNKWDNPDWVAEQIEIPADLDGDGSNDIVQAHKRLDYTGKMGHRIDANIAGPLSQDVTFFASTVWRKEPAALLSANLTTPRNTRNTAKLTFSASPSLKLRAGGIYNSSEGTFGGPSDGGRLDLRNSGKNIFLHVVNPTGNLVTTDALFYGAVTHSLSPKTFYEVNLGYSTTDRDTTGFHRHFIVDDKLTSSSVKDAAGHYTIYRETHNWSMYSYNRVSFKADLSSQVNKQNFVKAGVEVIRYNNWYQQRWSDGPTHRRLRWFSQNYTDTAFWPSGNNVGLNPLDFGVYIQDKIEFEGMIVNAGMRGEIFFPNTYIKDSDAWYGAKAPWNGMTRSAYIPTTKGPTIKAVQPRIGVSHPITEKSLVRFFYGRFVQRPQFHEMFMNEFTSNEAVDRDLNGNGAIDPGEQFNEFNDSGSRHGTPYLPPEETTSFEVGLDWNFVGDYVLGLTTYYKASGNEIRSASQQWIDPGGHQYVTGVQGHGPGNWRDVRGFEINLRKKFSNMFSFNVGYNLQWADGGRNSAHRRDVWPDSQFVASGYYFNTWDVDPTTGVETPVSLREKARREGLPEDHYVIQYGRQANIYLRSQHTRILNFDGRGGAWSWIPWYSHYSAEGAQFVANEARTSLGHYDDGDREFWERAGNHPGNPGSGEGTLSVAHNQESGERAPLTADRRSFGSITFLFATPANYGPFGGKALGNIRSNLVYYLYAGNRFTYSTGGIQGFRQGPLHTRADFNAEKVFGNMSGVNITVAVEIYNLFNQKDWRQNSLGGVPEDWDSDRYQKYGIMGLEPTNVDIVALNLAAPEINDIGNYWDSPREMEFSLRIKW